A stretch of the Clostridiales bacterium genome encodes the following:
- the secF gene encoding protein translocase subunit SecF, with translation MVIKNRSRICLLISAAIIIAALLLTVFGHGINLGIDFEGGLSMQYDVKTAVNKAVIETALDKMDVGSYVVNVQGAKDNEINVRIKDVAKDDIQNLQATFENEIKAEYPEAESIGDVSYVGPVAGATLVRNAVVSVLLASLLMLIYIAIRFDLNSGLSAVFGLIHDVLIMLSFMVIFRSFIQMNSSFIAAALTIVGYSINNTIVIFDRIRENAKKMPTAPKEEVTNVSIRESLGRTICTTVTTLITIVALCILGVASIREFALPIIVGILSGVYSANMINGYIWAWLEEKRKARKAAKA, from the coding sequence ATGGTGATCAAGAATCGCTCCCGCATCTGCCTGCTCATTTCAGCGGCAATTATCATCGCAGCCCTGCTGCTGACCGTCTTCGGTCACGGCATCAACCTCGGCATCGACTTCGAGGGCGGCCTGTCCATGCAGTATGATGTGAAGACCGCGGTCAACAAGGCCGTGATCGAAACCGCGCTCGACAAGATGGACGTCGGCTCCTATGTGGTAAACGTCCAGGGCGCAAAGGACAACGAAATCAACGTCCGCATCAAGGACGTCGCGAAGGACGACATCCAGAACCTCCAGGCCACGTTTGAAAACGAGATCAAGGCCGAGTATCCCGAAGCCGAATCCATCGGCGACGTGAGCTACGTCGGACCCGTGGCCGGCGCCACCCTGGTCCGCAACGCGGTGGTCTCCGTGCTGCTGGCCTCCCTGCTGATGCTGATCTACATCGCCATCCGGTTCGACCTGAACTCCGGCCTCTCCGCCGTGTTCGGCCTGATCCATGACGTGCTGATCATGCTGAGCTTCATGGTCATCTTCCGCTCCTTCATCCAGATGAACTCCTCGTTCATCGCCGCGGCGCTGACCATCGTCGGTTACTCCATCAACAACACGATCGTGATCTTCGACCGCATCCGTGAGAATGCGAAGAAGATGCCCACCGCCCCGAAGGAAGAGGTTACCAACGTCTCCATCCGCGAGAGCCTGGGCCGCACGATCTGCACCACCGTCACCACCCTGATCACCATCGTGGCCCTGTGCATCCTGGGCGTCGCCTCCATCCGCGAGTTCGCGCTGCCCATCATCGTCGGTATCCTGTCCGGCGTCTACAGTGCCAACATGATCAACGGTTATATCTGGGCCTGGCTGGAAGAAAAGCGCAAGGCCCGCAAGGCGGCAAAAGCCTGA
- the recJ gene encoding single-stranded-DNA-specific exonuclease RecJ, with translation MLRFEKRPAPEGAESRPGGDWLDELLAIRGIDTPEKAEAFLHPRLENLYDPFLLQDMDKIVSLIREAAANGTRIMVFGDYDADGICAAAILYETLREEGADVTWRLPSRHAEGYGLNEAAVREAARDCGMLITVDCGIAGVDEVALAKSLGLKVIVTDHHALPEKLPEADAVTNPLLGGYPCPNLCGAGVALKICQALQGMAGVEKRLDLAAIATVADVVPLLDENRIIVAKGLKRIEGSARPGLQALLRVSATNPPLRADHLAFRIGPRLNAAGRLESADIAEQLLLTRDTEEAEILAHHLEDLNGRRQQMERATTAEADKQAQGRADFDTSRVLVVSGEEWNPGLIGLTAGRLCERYHRPVVALSISGDTATGSCRSVPGVNIFEMLKACEDLLERYGGHAQAAGLTLKTENIEAFREKLDRVVRENSDPACFDQVKEYDLVLPFRTWTPAALTRLSALEPSGCGNPPPVFLLTSVSVQAMRRVGKDMTHLQMQLLSGDTMLKGIGFSMGAAADTGWQEIDILYKPVLNEFRGKISVEAQVTALRPSK, from the coding sequence ATGCTGCGATTTGAAAAGCGTCCCGCGCCGGAAGGCGCCGAATCCCGTCCCGGCGGGGACTGGCTGGATGAGCTGCTGGCCATCCGGGGAATCGACACGCCGGAAAAGGCGGAAGCCTTCCTGCACCCGCGCCTGGAAAACCTGTACGACCCCTTCCTCCTGCAGGACATGGACAAGATCGTATCGCTGATCCGGGAGGCAGCGGCCAACGGCACCCGGATCATGGTCTTCGGCGACTATGACGCCGACGGCATCTGTGCCGCCGCAATCCTCTATGAGACACTGCGGGAAGAGGGCGCGGACGTCACCTGGCGCCTGCCCTCCAGGCACGCGGAAGGCTACGGCCTGAACGAAGCCGCCGTGCGGGAAGCTGCCCGGGACTGCGGCATGCTGATTACCGTGGACTGCGGTATCGCTGGGGTGGACGAGGTTGCCCTCGCAAAATCCCTGGGGCTGAAGGTGATCGTAACCGACCACCACGCCCTGCCGGAAAAGCTTCCGGAGGCGGATGCCGTGACCAATCCCCTGCTCGGCGGATATCCCTGCCCGAACCTGTGCGGCGCGGGCGTGGCGCTGAAGATCTGCCAGGCGCTGCAGGGCATGGCCGGTGTGGAAAAACGGCTGGACCTTGCGGCAATCGCCACCGTGGCGGACGTCGTGCCGCTGCTGGATGAAAACCGGATTATCGTGGCGAAAGGGCTGAAGCGGATTGAAGGCTCCGCGCGGCCCGGACTGCAGGCGCTGCTGCGCGTTTCCGCCACCAACCCGCCGCTGCGCGCGGATCATCTCGCCTTCCGTATCGGACCGCGGCTGAACGCCGCCGGCCGGCTGGAAAGCGCCGATATCGCCGAACAGCTGCTCCTGACCCGGGACACAGAGGAAGCGGAGATCCTTGCCCATCACCTGGAAGACCTGAACGGCCGGCGCCAGCAGATGGAGCGGGCGACCACCGCTGAAGCGGACAAACAGGCACAGGGACGGGCGGATTTCGATACTTCCCGCGTGCTGGTTGTTTCCGGCGAGGAATGGAACCCCGGGCTGATCGGCCTGACGGCCGGACGCCTGTGCGAGAGATACCACCGCCCCGTGGTGGCGCTGAGCATATCCGGCGATACGGCCACCGGCTCCTGCCGGTCCGTTCCCGGCGTGAATATCTTCGAGATGCTGAAGGCCTGCGAAGACCTGCTGGAGCGCTATGGCGGCCATGCCCAGGCAGCCGGCCTGACGCTGAAGACGGAAAACATCGAGGCATTCCGGGAAAAGCTGGACAGGGTGGTCCGGGAAAACAGCGATCCCGCCTGTTTTGACCAGGTGAAGGAATACGACCTGGTGCTGCCCTTCCGCACATGGACCCCCGCCGCGCTCACCCGCCTTTCCGCCCTGGAGCCCTCCGGCTGCGGCAATCCGCCGCCCGTGTTCCTGCTCACCAGCGTATCGGTGCAGGCCATGCGGCGCGTGGGAAAGGATATGACCCACCTGCAGATGCAGCTGCTGTCCGGGGATACGATGCTCAAGGGCATCGGCTTCTCCATGGGCGCCGCCGCGGACACCGGCTGGCAGGAGATCGATATCCTCTACAAACCCGTGCTGAACGAGTTCCGCGGAAAAATCTCCGTGGAAGCGCAGGTAACCGCCCTGCGTCCGTCGAAATAG